From a region of the Salinispira pacifica genome:
- a CDS encoding PilZ domain-containing protein yields MSVVTSQQISKLYDRYSEQDVLFNKDINRALLLNTKGIHLRCLGYQWPCILYSSSMTSAKLVVNVKTPIKKVIEQANRMVSLNYSFLQKDKANPISFFMKAKVVSYAPYHPEKPDLNFLNLEFAHRPPDELIFRLGELLEAQTNSNERKDERIVMNPSVQQDMRLHPKEGVAISIDNIPRKCILRDISFGGAKVIIFGVPTFLVNKPSLLTLKFEDPDLQVQIAGKVLRFEEVQGRKDLAAFAIQFDEKAIPTEYKLRLNQYLKQAKRK; encoded by the coding sequence ATGTCTGTTGTTACGAGCCAGCAAATCTCAAAATTATATGACCGCTACAGTGAGCAGGATGTTCTGTTCAACAAGGATATCAACAGAGCGCTGCTTCTGAATACCAAGGGTATTCATCTGCGCTGCCTGGGATACCAGTGGCCGTGCATCCTCTACTCAAGTTCCATGACTTCCGCAAAGCTGGTTGTTAACGTGAAGACACCTATCAAAAAAGTGATTGAACAGGCAAACCGGATGGTCAGCCTGAACTACAGTTTCCTCCAGAAGGACAAGGCCAACCCCATAAGCTTCTTCATGAAAGCAAAGGTGGTAAGTTACGCCCCCTATCACCCGGAGAAGCCCGACTTGAACTTCCTGAACCTGGAGTTCGCTCACCGACCCCCGGATGAACTGATCTTCCGGCTGGGAGAACTGCTTGAAGCCCAAACCAATTCAAACGAGAGGAAGGACGAGAGGATTGTGATGAATCCCTCGGTGCAGCAGGATATGAGGCTGCATCCCAAAGAAGGCGTGGCCATAAGCATCGACAATATCCCCAGAAAGTGCATCCTCCGGGATATTTCCTTCGGGGGAGCCAAGGTGATCATCTTCGGTGTTCCCACGTTTCTGGTGAATAAACCGTCACTTCTTACTTTGAAATTTGAGGATCCCGATCTTCAGGTTCAGATTGCCGGCAAGGTTCTGCGCTTTGAAGAAGTGCAAGGCCGAAAAGATCTGGCGGCCTTTGCCATCCAGTTTGATGAAAAAGCAATCCCCACGGAATATAAACTGCGCCTGAATCAATATCTGAAACAGGCAAAACGCAAATAG
- the infC gene encoding translation initiation factor IF-3: MSAKNHRINEQIRIKEVRLIADDGEQLGVVATDKALEMARERDLDLVEVAPNAKPPVCKLIDYGKYKYEMDKKNRESKKNQTQVKLKEIRMQPKIEGHDLQFKSKHVLEFLQEGNKCKVTVRFRGRELAHTHLGKDVLHKVLELLGEENYNLDRAPQMEGRFMSMILSPKAKKK; encoded by the coding sequence TTGTCCGCAAAGAACCATCGAATTAACGAGCAAATCCGGATCAAAGAGGTTCGTCTCATCGCAGATGACGGGGAACAGCTGGGTGTAGTAGCCACAGACAAGGCCCTGGAAATGGCCCGGGAACGTGATCTCGACCTGGTCGAAGTCGCGCCCAACGCCAAACCCCCGGTATGTAAGCTCATTGACTACGGTAAGTACAAATACGAGATGGATAAGAAAAACCGCGAGTCCAAGAAAAACCAGACTCAGGTAAAACTGAAAGAAATCCGTATGCAGCCGAAAATTGAAGGCCACGATCTGCAGTTCAAATCCAAGCACGTGCTTGAATTTCTGCAGGAAGGCAACAAATGTAAGGTTACCGTGCGATTCCGCGGACGAGAGCTTGCCCACACACACTTAGGAAAGGATGTACTTCATAAAGTACTGGAGCTTTTGGGTGAAGAAAACTACAACCTGGATCGCGCCCCCCAGATGGAAGGCCGTTTCATGAGTATGATTCTCAGTCCGAAAGCCAAGAAAAAATAG
- a CDS encoding flagellar filament outer layer protein FlaA gives MRRGSVLTLCLMALIFLLASNLFAQNDTENLQSRIIERFDDPAGTDLYGTRQNFRWIVRGSKFISEGFPQFAWVETYPEALYNRNNPIPPGVTPRALGAQAAFDRQGYNYLEFIPVEDEDGEDGPVPTGIEIPGIVKNLDFWVWGSNYNFYMEIHLQDYRGISHVLRVDDINYRGWQNLRVNIPTSIPQNVTYVPQRKGLELVKIVLWTTPDENVSGFYVYLDQIKVFTDVFQQPFDGEILSDPEEVDQLWNQGTQGGAN, from the coding sequence ATGAGACGAGGCAGCGTGCTTACATTATGCCTGATGGCTCTGATATTTCTACTTGCTTCAAACCTTTTCGCACAAAATGATACAGAGAATCTCCAGTCTCGTATAATTGAGCGATTTGATGATCCCGCAGGTACGGATCTTTACGGTACCCGCCAGAACTTCCGTTGGATTGTCAGGGGGAGCAAGTTTATCAGTGAAGGATTTCCCCAGTTTGCATGGGTGGAAACCTATCCTGAGGCTCTATACAACCGAAACAATCCCATCCCTCCGGGAGTGACTCCCAGAGCCCTGGGTGCTCAGGCTGCATTTGACAGACAGGGGTATAACTACCTTGAGTTTATTCCGGTTGAAGATGAAGACGGCGAAGATGGACCTGTTCCCACCGGTATTGAGATACCCGGAATTGTGAAAAACCTGGACTTCTGGGTCTGGGGATCCAATTACAATTTCTACATGGAAATTCATCTTCAGGACTACCGGGGTATCAGTCATGTGCTCAGAGTTGATGATATCAATTACCGGGGATGGCAGAATCTCAGGGTTAACATTCCCACATCAATACCTCAGAATGTTACCTATGTACCCCAGCGCAAGGGTCTTGAACTCGTGAAGATCGTGCTCTGGACAACACCAGATGAGAATGTCAGCGGCTTCTATGTGTATCTTGACCAGATTAAAGTGTTCACCGATGTATTCCAGCAGCCCTTCGACGGGGAAATCCTCTCGGATCCCGAAGAAGTTGACCAGTTGTGGAATCAGGGAACTCAGGGAGGAGCCAACTAA
- a CDS encoding tetratricopeptide repeat protein, with the protein MKHSHKKLEHLIYISLPEAMQKEIGGFQLRPDIMLPVETGSSEEDWDIANLSWEMIVTGMLKVLAYDQSNENSDYFRQFVLAVKPGILDELTQTAILKAQNNDWDLAEELFLALRGLQPDNPRSTLNLALMYDQRSEGYEKLGNETEQKRFEEYAFSAYISALQQKPELPEAHLYAGYFFLRQQSFGRAKKEFTRFMEISSDSDKKAEIEQILSQLKGSSNRDALFNEAFDFIRLGKEEEGLEKIEEFLKLQPEIWNAWFLKGWALRRLKRYQEGYNAFTIARSRGGNSADLLNEMAICAMEIDRLDESRSLLEEALQLNPEDVKILSNLGICLIKLGELEEAQEQFLRVLHGDPEDKIAQQYLSYIEEQL; encoded by the coding sequence ATGAAACATTCCCATAAAAAACTTGAGCATCTAATATACATTTCCCTCCCCGAGGCCATGCAGAAAGAGATCGGAGGATTCCAGCTTCGTCCGGATATCATGCTGCCGGTGGAAACCGGAAGCAGCGAAGAGGACTGGGACATTGCTAATCTCAGCTGGGAGATGATCGTCACAGGAATGCTGAAGGTTCTGGCCTACGACCAGAGCAACGAAAATTCCGATTATTTCCGTCAGTTTGTTCTGGCAGTGAAGCCGGGCATTCTGGATGAACTCACCCAGACGGCCATTCTCAAAGCTCAGAACAACGACTGGGACCTTGCAGAGGAACTCTTTCTGGCCCTCAGGGGGCTGCAGCCCGATAATCCCCGCTCAACCCTGAATCTGGCACTGATGTATGATCAGCGTTCCGAAGGCTATGAAAAACTTGGCAATGAGACAGAACAGAAACGCTTTGAAGAATACGCCTTCAGCGCGTACATCAGCGCACTCCAGCAGAAACCCGAGTTGCCCGAAGCCCATCTCTACGCCGGATATTTTTTCCTCCGGCAGCAGTCCTTCGGCAGAGCCAAAAAAGAGTTCACCCGCTTCATGGAGATCAGCTCCGATTCGGACAAAAAGGCGGAGATTGAACAGATTCTTTCCCAGCTGAAAGGCAGCTCCAACCGGGACGCCCTGTTCAATGAAGCTTTCGATTTCATCCGGCTTGGAAAAGAGGAAGAAGGTCTTGAAAAAATCGAGGAGTTCCTGAAGCTTCAACCGGAAATCTGGAACGCCTGGTTTCTGAAAGGATGGGCTCTCAGACGGCTCAAACGCTATCAGGAAGGGTACAACGCTTTCACCATTGCAAGAAGCAGGGGCGGCAACAGCGCAGATCTGCTGAATGAGATGGCAATTTGCGCCATGGAAATTGACAGACTGGATGAAAGCCGCTCATTGCTGGAGGAAGCTCTCCAGCTGAACCCCGAAGACGTGAAAATCCTTTCAAATCTCGGCATCTGCCTCATTAAGCTGGGGGAGCTTGAAGAAGCCCAGGAGCAGTTTCTCCGGGTGCTCCACGGTGATCCGGAAGACAAGATCGCCCAGCAGTATCTTTCTTATATCGAGGAACAGCTCTAA
- a CDS encoding cell division protein ZapB encodes MISIDQIKKLESKIQEAVELIGQYKEENRLLKNRLSNYEGRIAELENLIDQYRDEQGEIEQGIINALEHLDSLEQVVGTMKEDPEASVLAEQEADAVQREIEAREAGVKVPDIADGSSDAEDRDSEISSSSDDETEEADTEEEVDLGDPDSSLSEDTEEEESGIDGDDMLDESNIDDALNEDDGYDDDSEEDSSDDTREGQLDIF; translated from the coding sequence ATGATCAGCATTGACCAGATTAAAAAGCTGGAAAGCAAAATTCAGGAAGCAGTTGAGCTTATCGGCCAGTATAAGGAAGAAAACCGCCTGCTGAAAAACCGTCTCAGCAACTACGAAGGCAGAATTGCCGAGTTGGAGAATCTGATTGATCAGTACCGTGATGAACAGGGTGAAATCGAACAGGGGATCATCAACGCCCTGGAGCATCTTGACAGCCTGGAACAGGTTGTGGGTACCATGAAAGAGGATCCGGAAGCCAGCGTACTGGCTGAGCAGGAAGCGGACGCAGTACAGAGGGAAATTGAAGCCCGTGAGGCGGGTGTAAAGGTTCCGGATATCGCAGACGGAAGCAGCGATGCGGAAGACCGGGATAGCGAAATATCCTCCTCTTCCGATGACGAAACCGAAGAGGCGGATACCGAAGAGGAAGTTGATCTTGGAGATCCGGACAGCAGCCTCTCCGAAGATACTGAGGAAGAAGAATCCGGAATTGACGGGGACGATATGCTGGATGAATCGAACATCGATGACGCCCTGAACGAAGATGACGGCTATGATGATGATTCTGAAGAGGATTCCTCGGATGATACCCGGGAAGGACAGCTGGATATTTTCTGA
- a CDS encoding cell division protein ZapA: MKVEMLGTSFTLQSDEDPVYLEQVTRFYESKIEEIRDSVETRDPVKLAILAGILVVDDLFKSGAAGQPRLQPSSAGEIARESAGNEPTVPADEPVDNSELEEAERITMNLIHRISSTLEEAAIDEPLSIPGTMED; encoded by the coding sequence ATGAAGGTGGAAATGCTGGGAACAAGCTTTACTCTCCAATCGGATGAGGATCCTGTATACCTGGAACAGGTGACCAGGTTCTATGAATCCAAAATTGAGGAGATACGGGACAGCGTGGAAACCAGAGATCCGGTTAAGCTGGCCATTTTGGCAGGAATTCTGGTGGTGGATGATCTTTTCAAATCAGGGGCTGCCGGGCAGCCCCGACTGCAGCCCTCATCCGCCGGGGAAATTGCCCGGGAATCTGCAGGGAATGAGCCAACAGTTCCAGCAGATGAGCCGGTGGACAACAGTGAACTCGAAGAGGCTGAACGAATCACCATGAATCTGATCCATCGCATCAGCAGCACTCTGGAGGAGGCCGCCATTGACGAGCCTCTCTCAATCCCCGGTACGATGGAAGATTAA
- a CDS encoding flagellar filament outer layer protein FlaA has product MKKLILISIMFLLAAVAVSAQATEADPTQIGVDTAQQALQEVSISKFEDPGFWSVHIPLDDGVVAHRRFEGGPLEKEPIEAEESANIEEPDEYVLGVRVDYFRRGNTTISIAPVRPIQVPGITKTISMWVVGRNFNHVLNVVVEDFFGRRSTLPMGTLNFSGWKRLTVAVPPTVAQKNAHYNNQQGLKIVGFTIEPAMLEAYGTYYVYFDDLRVWTDLFSEDNRDPDDMVDGW; this is encoded by the coding sequence ATGAAGAAACTCATACTGATTTCCATAATGTTTTTACTGGCCGCTGTTGCGGTATCTGCCCAGGCCACCGAGGCAGACCCCACACAAATTGGTGTGGACACCGCCCAACAGGCACTTCAGGAAGTTTCCATATCCAAGTTTGAAGATCCCGGCTTCTGGTCCGTACATATCCCTCTGGATGACGGGGTGGTGGCTCATCGCCGTTTTGAAGGCGGACCGCTGGAAAAGGAACCCATCGAGGCTGAAGAAAGCGCAAATATTGAAGAACCGGACGAGTATGTTCTGGGTGTACGGGTGGATTATTTCCGAAGAGGAAACACCACCATTTCAATAGCGCCCGTTCGTCCGATTCAGGTTCCCGGAATTACAAAGACCATATCAATGTGGGTTGTAGGCCGGAATTTCAATCACGTTCTCAATGTGGTTGTGGAAGACTTCTTCGGCCGCAGGTCTACCCTGCCCATGGGTACCTTGAACTTTTCCGGATGGAAGCGTCTTACTGTTGCGGTTCCACCTACAGTGGCACAGAAAAACGCCCACTATAATAACCAGCAGGGATTGAAGATCGTAGGATTTACTATCGAGCCTGCAATGCTTGAAGCTTACGGTACATATTATGTGTACTTCGATGATCTTCGGGTGTGGACAGACCTCTTCAGTGAAGATAATCGGGATCCCGATGATATGGTGGATGGCTGGTAA
- the metX gene encoding homoserine O-acetyltransferase MetX, giving the protein MTEGAELPGIGLVRQHDLYIDDKNALTLESGVAFGPLNIRYECYGTLNADKSNAVLIVHAFSGDAHAAGYHSSDDRKPGWWDSMIGPGKAFDTDRYFIICSNTLGGCTGTSGPGSINPASGEPYALDFPVITIQDMVETQRILIDHLGIDQLLAIAGGSMGGMQVLEWSIRYPERLRTAIVIASTGRLSAQGIAFNAVGRNAIMSDPHWNGGQYYGKDQIPRQGLSIARMVGHITYLSEESMRVKFGRRLQTRDDFNFDFSDQFQVESYLEYQGDQFVERFDANSYIYLSKAMDYYDFSSRYGTMDSTIDRSTASFLVISYSSDWLFPSYQSKELVYAMMRRGKDVSYTELDSPYGHDAFLLETGRQEIIVSSFLKSAMEGRR; this is encoded by the coding sequence ATGACAGAAGGAGCAGAGCTGCCAGGCATCGGACTGGTGAGGCAGCATGATCTCTATATTGATGACAAAAATGCACTGACTCTTGAAAGCGGCGTGGCATTCGGCCCCTTGAACATCAGGTATGAATGTTATGGAACACTGAATGCCGATAAGTCCAATGCAGTGCTCATTGTGCATGCATTTTCCGGCGACGCCCATGCTGCGGGCTACCATAGCAGTGATGACCGCAAACCGGGATGGTGGGATTCCATGATCGGCCCCGGAAAAGCTTTTGACACGGACCGTTACTTTATTATCTGCTCCAACACGCTGGGGGGCTGCACCGGCACCAGCGGTCCGGGATCTATTAATCCTGCCAGCGGGGAGCCCTACGCCCTGGATTTTCCGGTAATTACCATCCAGGACATGGTGGAAACCCAGAGAATACTGATTGATCATCTGGGCATTGATCAGCTGCTTGCCATCGCAGGGGGTTCCATGGGAGGGATGCAGGTTCTGGAATGGAGCATCCGCTATCCGGAGCGTCTGAGAACCGCCATCGTCATCGCATCCACGGGCCGGCTCAGCGCCCAGGGTATTGCATTCAACGCCGTCGGACGCAACGCAATCATGTCCGATCCACATTGGAACGGAGGGCAATACTACGGAAAGGATCAGATCCCCCGCCAGGGATTGTCCATTGCCAGAATGGTGGGGCATATCACTTATTTATCTGAAGAATCCATGCGGGTGAAATTCGGAAGACGCCTTCAGACACGGGATGATTTCAACTTTGATTTTTCCGACCAGTTCCAGGTGGAAAGCTACCTTGAGTACCAGGGGGATCAGTTTGTTGAGCGCTTTGACGCCAACTCATATATCTACCTGAGCAAAGCCATGGATTATTACGACTTCTCCAGCCGATACGGCACTATGGACAGTACCATCGACCGCTCCACTGCATCTTTCCTGGTAATTTCCTACTCAAGCGACTGGCTGTTCCCCAGCTACCAGTCCAAGGAACTGGTCTACGCCATGATGCGGAGAGGAAAGGATGTGTCGTACACCGAGCTTGACAGTCCCTATGGTCATGATGCCTTTCTTCTGGAAACCGGACGGCAGGAAATCATTGTTTCATCCTTTCTGAAATCTGCCATGGAGGGGCGGCGCTGA
- the metW gene encoding methionine biosynthesis protein MetW, protein MQNNDPTRFSYEEIAKLVRPGSRVLDLGCGSGELLLMLQQERQCKGRGVDIEEDMVLGCIRKGLSVFQGNLDEGLKDFPSKSYDYVILNQTLQMLQDPVFLLKEMLRVGRHLIVNFPNFGHLRNRSQLMFRGIMPRNKNLPYSWHNTPNIHFCTRKDFRQLCGELGLRIADEICLNEQGKPLHIGRDLLATQVCMLLEEK, encoded by the coding sequence ATGCAAAATAATGATCCCACACGGTTCAGCTATGAAGAAATTGCCAAACTGGTTCGCCCTGGCAGCAGGGTTCTTGATCTGGGCTGCGGCAGCGGCGAACTGCTGCTCATGCTTCAGCAGGAGCGTCAATGTAAAGGAAGAGGAGTGGATATTGAGGAAGATATGGTTCTCGGCTGCATCCGGAAGGGATTATCCGTTTTTCAGGGCAACCTGGATGAGGGATTAAAGGACTTCCCCAGCAAGAGCTATGACTATGTGATCCTCAACCAGACCCTGCAGATGCTTCAGGATCCTGTGTTCCTCCTTAAAGAAATGCTCAGAGTCGGAAGACATCTCATTGTGAATTTCCCGAATTTCGGCCATTTACGAAACCGGAGTCAGCTGATGTTCCGGGGAATTATGCCCAGGAACAAAAACCTTCCCTACAGCTGGCATAACACCCCGAACATCCATTTCTGCACACGCAAAGATTTTCGCCAGCTCTGCGGTGAACTGGGACTGAGAATTGCAGACGAAATTTGCCTGAATGAACAGGGAAAACCTCTGCATATTGGCCGGGATCTCCTGGCCACGCAGGTCTGCATGCTTCTGGAAGAGAAATAA
- the rplT gene encoding 50S ribosomal protein L20 — protein MPRAVDGTRRKSRRKKILKETKGFYGRRSTLHTTAKDALKKSLQYAYRDRKNKKREFRRLWIARISAAVREEGLSYSRFINGLNKANVEINRKVLSNLAIEDPKAFKAVVETAKKHL, from the coding sequence ATGCCAAGAGCAGTTGACGGTACCCGGCGCAAAAGCCGCCGGAAAAAGATTCTTAAAGAAACGAAAGGTTTCTACGGACGGCGAAGCACTCTTCACACTACGGCAAAAGATGCCCTGAAGAAGAGTCTTCAGTACGCTTATCGGGACAGAAAGAACAAGAAGCGGGAATTCCGCCGATTGTGGATTGCCCGTATTTCTGCAGCAGTCCGGGAAGAAGGTCTGTCCTATTCCCGTTTTATCAACGGTCTGAATAAGGCAAATGTAGAAATTAATAGAAAAGTATTATCCAATCTTGCAATTGAAGACCCCAAGGCGTTCAAGGCGGTTGTAGAAACTGCCAAAAAACACCTCTAG
- the rpmI gene encoding 50S ribosomal protein L35, which produces MPKMKTRRSAAKRYKVTGSGKVRYKKQGLRHILTKKSTKRKRKLRKAGILSPAENDRIRKILPYG; this is translated from the coding sequence ATGCCGAAAATGAAAACCCGCAGATCTGCGGCAAAACGCTATAAGGTGACCGGCAGCGGTAAGGTGCGGTACAAGAAGCAAGGGCTTCGCCACATTCTCACCAAGAAAAGCACCAAGCGGAAAAGAAAACTCCGGAAAGCCGGAATTCTCAGCCCTGCTGAGAACGACCGTATCCGGAAGATCCTCCCCTACGGCTAA